The segment GACGTGGAAGCCTGCGATCGAAATGAATTCATCGAATTCGCCAATCACCTCCACATGGTCGCGGTGGATGCCGACCTCTTCCTCGGTCTCGCGCAGCGCCGTTATCAGCCTGCTCCCGTCCTCGAGGTCGTATGCCCCTCCCGGAAGCGCCATCTGCCCGCGATGGGTGGCAACGGTATCGGTGCGCTTTGTTACCAGCACACATGCCTCGTTGTTCTTATTGAATAGGGGAATGAGCACCGCCGCGTCCCGGCAATTCGAGTTTTGAATCCTGCGGGGCTCGTGTGCGTTCATCCTTTCGCGCAGCTTCGTTACGAAGCCGGTGAATTCTTCCTCATGCACGAACCGTACGTTCATACGGGTCTCTCCCATGGATATCGTTTATACACGTCGCGGGAGAACCGCAACCCTGAGACAAGACATTGACCGCCC is part of the Spirochaetota bacterium genome and harbors:
- a CDS encoding CoA pyrophosphatase, whose product is MGETRMNVRFVHEEEFTGFVTKLRERMNAHEPRRIQNSNCRDAAVLIPLFNKNNEACVLVTKRTDTVATHRGQMALPGGAYDLEDGSRLITALRETEEEVGIHRDHVEVIGEFDEFISIAGFHVASFVGIIPHPYEYAINPEEIDAYVEVPLSIFLNREFEKVEKVEFNGHSYNVYFYMYQGFQIWGLTARILTDFADKLLGG